A window of Cohnella herbarum contains these coding sequences:
- a CDS encoding carbohydrate ABC transporter permease, translating into MAWLKSKNVKDNLWAFALLLPTLVPLVVFWIYPLTKSLQISFTDWNYISPTYNYVMMENYTNLFSDAFFAKVLMNTIVFTFFTVVPPILIGLYVATKLSKIKTLRNFFLASTFSSWMAPTVVVSMVWVGIFDRDSGIVNTLLKGIGLEPIEWLGGRTTAMIVVIVVTIWQYVGLAILLLTSSLAKLDPEVEKANALDGGKGLRKLLKITLPAISPILVFLFIFFTLNSLKAYDQIYIITQGGPSGATSTILYYFYVLAFEWFETGPASALAIIFLVLCLLISALNYILSKFLFRR; encoded by the coding sequence ATGGCCTGGCTAAAAAGCAAAAACGTAAAAGATAACCTGTGGGCATTTGCGCTGCTGTTGCCGACACTCGTTCCGTTGGTTGTTTTTTGGATCTATCCATTGACGAAATCGCTCCAGATTAGTTTTACCGATTGGAACTATATTTCGCCCACATATAACTATGTGATGATGGAGAACTACACAAATTTATTCAGCGATGCCTTTTTCGCCAAAGTATTGATGAATACGATCGTATTTACTTTTTTCACGGTAGTTCCTCCGATCCTAATCGGATTGTACGTCGCTACCAAGCTAAGCAAAATAAAAACGCTGCGTAATTTCTTTCTCGCATCTACGTTCTCGTCATGGATGGCGCCGACCGTTGTCGTTTCTATGGTTTGGGTCGGCATCTTCGATCGCGATTCGGGGATCGTTAATACCCTCTTGAAAGGGATTGGCCTAGAGCCTATTGAGTGGCTAGGCGGACGAACTACGGCGATGATTGTCGTTATTGTCGTCACCATCTGGCAGTATGTTGGACTAGCTATCTTGTTGCTTACGTCGTCATTGGCCAAATTAGATCCCGAAGTAGAGAAAGCGAATGCTTTGGACGGGGGCAAGGGGTTACGCAAATTGTTAAAGATCACCCTGCCCGCGATCTCGCCCATCCTTGTATTCTTGTTTATCTTTTTTACTCTCAATTCCCTGAAAGCCTATGATCAGATTTACATTATCACGCAAGGCGGACCTTCAGGCGCGACTTCGACCATTCTTTATTACTTCTACGTGTTGGCTTTCGAATGGTTCGAGACCGGACCCGCTTCGGCTTTGGCGATAATCTTCCTTGTCCTTTGTCTGCTGATCAGCGCATTAAATTATATCCTATCGAAATTTCTGTTTAGAAGGTGA
- a CDS encoding carbohydrate ABC transporter permease, producing MHLPKYKTWINYVTLIGLSILMVFPFIWMLFTSIKPKNEIYSGTIWPSSFHFENYIRVFTETKMLVYLWNSIYVSLIVIAFQIVTAILAAYVFAAIRKKWVQVCFVLILATYMLPSAVTYIPSFVLLSKVNLLDTHMGYIFSEFISIFAIFFLRQSFSQVPSEVIHAAKLDGAGHLKLIFTVYIPYCKNAIASLVLITFIYSYNNYMWPSLLLKSEENMFVTIGLRRLFMTQAGYGMDFPLAMAACAVSLAPMFILLAVSSKRIIQSMASLYVNK from the coding sequence TTGCACTTACCCAAATACAAAACGTGGATCAATTACGTAACGTTAATCGGCTTAAGCATACTGATGGTGTTTCCGTTTATCTGGATGCTCTTTACTTCCATAAAACCGAAAAACGAGATTTATAGCGGTACGATTTGGCCATCTTCGTTTCATTTTGAGAATTACATCAGAGTATTTACGGAAACCAAGATGCTCGTTTATTTGTGGAACAGTATTTATGTCAGCCTCATCGTCATTGCTTTTCAAATCGTAACGGCTATTTTGGCGGCATACGTATTCGCGGCGATTCGGAAAAAATGGGTTCAAGTCTGTTTCGTGCTCATATTGGCGACGTACATGCTGCCATCGGCCGTAACCTACATCCCTTCCTTCGTCCTGCTTTCGAAAGTGAATTTGCTGGATACGCATATGGGCTATATTTTCAGCGAGTTTATAAGCATTTTTGCAATCTTCTTCTTGCGGCAGTCTTTCAGCCAGGTGCCGAGCGAGGTAATTCATGCAGCAAAGTTGGATGGCGCCGGGCATTTGAAGCTCATCTTCACGGTGTATATTCCTTATTGCAAAAACGCTATTGCCTCCTTGGTATTGATCACGTTTATTTACAGCTACAACAACTATATGTGGCCTTCATTGCTGCTCAAATCTGAGGAAAACATGTTCGTCACCATCGGTTTGCGAAGGTTGTTTATGACTCAAGCGGGATATGGAATGGACTTCCCTCTAGCTATGGCCGCCTGCGCGGTGTCGCTTGCGCCGATGTTTATCCTGCTCGCCGTTTCAAGCAAAAGAATTATTCAATCGATGGCTAGTCTCTATGTGAATAAATAA